GAAATGCGCCTGCCCGGCGCTCTTGCCGCGCAAGTCGAGCCACACCTGCGGCCGAGGCAGCGCGGGATGGACCTCCTGGCACAGTCGCCAGGCGGCCTCGACCCGCTGGTGCAGGCAAGCCTCGAGGGCGGCGGCATCCAGCGCCTCGAGCGCGTCGGGGGCCGGGGTCGGAAGAGCGGGGACAGGGAAGGCTGGCGTGGTCATGGGATGCTAGAATGGCGCGCCATGGCAGGCGCGTAAAGCGCCCCTTCCTTCTCCCTGGCGAGACCGACGACGAGATTCCCGATGTCCGAGACCCCCGTTCCCACGCCCCTGATCGATGACGAGGCCCTCGACCGCCTCGATGACTTCCTCGACTCCGAGCGCGTCGATGCCGACGCCCTGGACGTGATTGGCGCCCACGGTTTCCTAGTGGCACTGGCCGTCTCCCCCCGCGAGACACCGGCCACCACTTGGGTCGGCGAACTATTCCACGGCGAGCCGGACTTTGCGGACAGCGCCGAGCGCGACGAGATCCTCGGACTCCTCGAGACCCTAAAGGCCAACGCCATCTCGACCATGGAGCAGGGCGGGCTGCCGGAGCTGCCCTTCGACCTGGAGCTGGGTGGCATCGCCCCGGCGGAAACGCCGATCGGAGATTGGTGCGCGGCCTTCATGGAAGCGGTGTTCCTCGACGAGACCGCCTGGTTCGAGGGCGACGAAGAGAGCGCCGCGACCCTGCTGCTGCCCTTCATGGCGCTGTCGGGGCTGTTTGACGACGAGCCGGACATGGCGGAGCTTGCTGGCGACGAGGCGCGTCTCGAGTCGCTGGTGCGCCAGCTTCCCGAGCTGGTGCTGGATCTCTACCTCAACTACCGGGTCCCGCCGGAGGCGCCCAAGCCGATGCCACGCAAGAAGAAGCCGGCCGGTAAGGGTGGAAAGGGCGGCAAGGGGCGGCGCCGCTAGCAGCAGGCGAACCCGAGACTCAGCGCAGCCGGGTCAGCAGCGCATCCAGGCTGCCCCACAGCCACTCCCGCAGCCGCTGCCACCGGGAGCGGCTGGCCCAGCGCGTCGGGTCGACTTCCCGGCTAGCCAGGAAGTTACGCTCGAACAGCGCGCTCACCTCGGCGGCGAAGCGGGCGTCGTGCACCTCCTGATTGGCCTCCAGGTTCCACTGCAGGTTCCAGTGATCGAAGTTGCAGGAACCGATCGCACTCCAGTCGTCGGCCAGCGAGAACTTGGCGTGGATGAAGCTCGGCTGGAACTCGAAGATGCGCACGCCGGCGCGCAGCATCCGACCATAGAAACGCTGGCCGGCATAGCGGATGCCGGGGTGATCATGGTCTGGCCCCGGCAGCAGCAGGCGTACGTCGACGCCGCGGCGGGCGGCCCGCACCAGGCGGTTGCGCAGACTCAGCGTGGGCACGAAATAGGGCGTACAGATCCACACCCGCCGCTGCGCCGTATCCAGCTGGGCAAGCAGCGAGCGACGAATCGCCTGGTAGTGATAGCCCTGCCCCCAGACCACCCGCCCCCGCATGCCTTGATAGCCCTGCTGCTCCATCGGCGCCACCTTGAGCCCCCGCACCAGGGCCGCTTCGCCCTCGCCGCGGCTCAGCGGCGAATCCCACAGTCTCGAGAAGAGCCGCACCCAGTCGGCGACCACCGGCCCCTCGATGCGCACCGCCACCTCGAACCAGGCGCCGAGGAAGGCATCTACCGCCCCGAAGCCCCCGGTGAAGGCCAGCTCGCCGTCGATCACCAGGAGCTTGCGGTGATCGCGGGTCAGGTTGTGGGCCAGCGACCGCCAGGCCAGAGGGTTGAAGAAGCGCATCGCCACCCCGAGCTCGGTTAGGCGTTGCCGGTCGCGCTCCTCGAGGCCCATGGCGCCGTAGTCGTCGAGCAGCAGCAGCACGGTCACCCCGCGCTTCGAGGCCGCGCCCAGGGCCTCGATCAGGGACTCGGTCAGTCGCCCCGACTCCATCAGGTAGAGCTCGAGGATCACCGACTCCCGCGCCGCCT
The genomic region above belongs to Halomonas sp. YLGW01 and contains:
- a CDS encoding phosphatidylserine/phosphatidylglycerophosphate/cardiolipin synthase family protein, which gives rise to MQGNWHEGNRFTLLPEAQQFLPEMFRAIEAARESVILELYLMESGRLTESLIEALGAASKRGVTVLLLLDDYGAMGLEERDRQRLTELGVAMRFFNPLAWRSLAHNLTRDHRKLLVIDGELAFTGGFGAVDAFLGAWFEVAVRIEGPVVADWVRLFSRLWDSPLSRGEGEAALVRGLKVAPMEQQGYQGMRGRVVWGQGYHYQAIRRSLLAQLDTAQRRVWICTPYFVPTLSLRNRLVRAARRGVDVRLLLPGPDHDHPGIRYAGQRFYGRMLRAGVRIFEFQPSFIHAKFSLADDWSAIGSCNFDHWNLQWNLEANQEVHDARFAAEVSALFERNFLASREVDPTRWASRSRWQRLREWLWGSLDALLTRLR
- a CDS encoding YecA family protein, producing MSETPVPTPLIDDEALDRLDDFLDSERVDADALDVIGAHGFLVALAVSPRETPATTWVGELFHGEPDFADSAERDEILGLLETLKANAISTMEQGGLPELPFDLELGGIAPAETPIGDWCAAFMEAVFLDETAWFEGDEESAATLLLPFMALSGLFDDEPDMAELAGDEARLESLVRQLPELVLDLYLNYRVPPEAPKPMPRKKKPAGKGGKGGKGRRR